GCTTGATGTCATCAATATTTTTTAATAGGCCTACACCACGCACTACAAACTGCTGCTCGCCACTAGGCAATAGTCCGCCGCCAGTATTGCTATTGGCGTTAGTTAAGGCCGCAATCAGCTCATTAACCGTGACACCCTTCGATTGCAGACTTTCTGGACTAACAATGACTTGGTACTGGCGAACCTTGCCGCCAAATGAAGACACATCGGCTACACCTGGGGTTTGCTTGAGCTCTTTATAGATCTCATAGTTCTGCAATGTTTTTAATTGGGTCGATGAAGCGTAATCTGACTTCACTTCATAACGCATAATCTCGCCTGTCGCATCCGAGTCAGGGCTAATACTAGAGGCGACCCCAGGCGGAAAACTCACGTTAGCCAAACTGGTAATCAATGTTTGGCGCGCTTTAAAAGGATCTGTTGTGTCATTGAACTTGAGCGTTACAACAGACAAGCCAAATAAGGATACTGAGCGGAAGGCTTGAAGCCCTGGGATACCAGCTAAGGCATTTTCTACCGGGATGGTGACTTGCTGCTCTACTTCAGTAGTACTTCTGCCAGGCCATTGAGAAATCGCCTGAATCGTTAATGGCGCTACACCAGGATATGGCTGGATTGGTAACTTAGAAAGACTAAACATCCCCAAGCCAAGGAGCACGATCGAGCCAACGATGACCAGCACCCGCTTCTCAAGTACGCCCCGAATAAAGGAAGTAAATGCGCTCACTTAGTCTTCCTGCTTAGCGAATCGATCGTTTAACAAGACAGCGCCTTCAGCCAAAATATACGCCCCAGGCTCAACGCCCTCGGTGATCGCAAATGTTTTGCTATTGAGGTCATAGCCTTTAACAGGAAGACGACGATAGGCCTCATCACCTACCTTGATAATCACATAACGCATCTCGCGTATGCGCACTACTGCGGTTTGCGGTACCACGATAGCATCGGCCATACCGGTGGTTAGTTTGGCGGATGCATACATATCAGGGCGTAGGAGATCGTCGTTATTTTCGATCTCGGCACGAACCAATAAGGCGCGGGTTTGCGGATCAATTGTCGGGGCAATATAGTTTGCATAAGCCACAAACTCTTTATCCGGATAAGCCTCGACATGCAGAACCATTTTTTGGCCCGGCTTGATCAAGCGTAAGTCCTGCTCAAATACATTACCCAAGAACCAGAGTTGCTTTGGATCCGCCAAAGTGGCAATGACGTCACCTGAGTTCACGGCGGAGCCTGGTTCTACGTTACGCTTGACCACCACCCCTTTTAATGGGGAACGCATTACTAAGTTGTTTTGGGTTTTGCCGGTAGTTTCGATTGCCTTGATATCGCCATCGCCAGCACCGAGATTACGCATCCGGTTTGCGGCAGCTTGTTGGGTGATGCGGGCATCTCCTAGCAAATCGCTCATGGTCTTACTTGTCTCCAATACCTTAGCTGTTTTTGAAGAAAGCAAATACTCTTGTTGGGCAGACAGAAATTCAGGGCTATAGAGTTCCACTATTGGGGAGCCAATATTGACTTCTGCACCATCAAACGCATAGATGCGCTCTACACGTCCAGGTGCACGCGCTGATAACACCTTGGATTTTTCAGCATTAAATGCTAAACGGCCCGGCACTTTGATATCGACTGGTACCTGCACTTTTTCTGCAGTTTGGAAAATATAAATATCTGGATTGAGTTTGATGCCGGGAAGTTTTAATTCCAGGATGCCGCTCTTCTCTACTTTGAGGGCCTTGTCCGAAGCTTCGATTTTGACATTGCGGTTCACATTGCTAATGCGACCAACAACAATGCCCACTGACAGAATGGCAAAGGCAAATGCGGCCAAACGCATACGGTGACGATTTTGGGGGCTCAGATTCCAATACAGACCAGCAACACTAGCAAGCACCAGATGCAGTCGCTGGCCGCCAAAGTGCAAGACCTTATCAAAGATGGGTTTTGCTTTAATGGCAAGCTGTTTTAAAAAAGAAAGAATTTTGTCTTTCAACACTGCTCCTTAAAAAGGTTCTTTGCCAGACGTAACCAGCAATACCGCTTGCGCTTGTAGCAGATTACTCTCCGCTAGCGCTAATTGAACTTCTAGACTACGTAATTGGGTTTGCGCTGTCAGCAAATCGTTAAATCCCTGACCATTATTGGAGTACTGAGTCAGACCGACCTTATAGGCGGCATCTGCTTGGGGTACTTGGCGCTCTTTTAAAAATTGCGCCTGACTCTTGGCCTGCTCATATGTGGCATAAGCACTATTAACCGCCAACACAATTTGTTGACGATTGGAGATATTGCCAG
The window above is part of the beta proteobacterium CB genome. Proteins encoded here:
- a CDS encoding RND family efflux transporter MFP subunit, with amino-acid sequence MKDKILSFLKQLAIKAKPIFDKVLHFGGQRLHLVLASVAGLYWNLSPQNRHRMRLAAFAFAILSVGIVVGRISNVNRNVKIEASDKALKVEKSGILELKLPGIKLNPDIYIFQTAEKVQVPVDIKVPGRLAFNAEKSKVLSARAPGRVERIYAFDGAEVNIGSPIVELYSPEFLSAQQEYLLSSKTAKVLETSKTMSDLLGDARITQQAAANRMRNLGAGDGDIKAIETTGKTQNNLVMRSPLKGVVVKRNVEPGSAVNSGDVIATLADPKQLWFLGNVFEQDLRLIKPGQKMVLHVEAYPDKEFVAYANYIAPTIDPQTRALLVRAEIENNDDLLRPDMYASAKLTTGMADAIVVPQTAVVRIREMRYVIIKVGDEAYRRLPVKGYDLNSKTFAITEGVEPGAYILAEGAVLLNDRFAKQED